Proteins encoded by one window of Marixanthomonas sp. SCSIO 43207:
- the wecB gene encoding non-hydrolyzing UDP-N-acetylglucosamine 2-epimerase has protein sequence MKITLVAGARPNFMKIAPIIHAIEKNNAIHYRLVHTGQHYDTNLSGTFFKELNIPQPHSNLNVKSGSQAQQTAAIMIGFEKELNQNPTDLVLVVGDVTSTMACAIVAKKAHCKVAHVEAGIRSGDLHMPEEINRMVTDSITDYFFTTSETATTHLLKSGVPKNQLFFVGNVMIDTLYKNLPNLKKPEFWDQLQLKQKEYFVLTLHRPSNVDTLQSFSSLLKKIVSKSKGLPIIFPVHPRTQKLLSTANLTFENLHFVSPQGYLSFIYLIKHSKAVLTDSGGITEEASVLNIPCITFRDSTERPETCSLGTNKLVGKNFNDIDLAFDKLYENRWAEYQNIPKWDGKAAERIVEIIANLYGC, from the coding sequence ATGAAAATCACCCTTGTAGCAGGAGCTCGCCCCAATTTTATGAAGATTGCTCCTATCATTCATGCCATAGAAAAAAACAACGCCATTCACTACAGGCTTGTGCATACAGGGCAACATTATGATACAAATTTAAGCGGCACTTTTTTCAAAGAACTTAACATTCCACAACCTCATAGCAACCTAAATGTTAAAAGCGGCTCTCAAGCCCAACAGACAGCTGCAATTATGATTGGTTTTGAAAAAGAATTAAACCAAAACCCTACAGACTTAGTTCTTGTTGTAGGTGATGTAACCTCAACCATGGCCTGTGCAATTGTTGCAAAAAAAGCGCATTGCAAAGTAGCCCATGTTGAAGCCGGTATACGCTCTGGCGATTTACACATGCCCGAAGAAATCAATAGAATGGTAACAGACAGTATTACCGATTATTTTTTTACAACTTCTGAAACTGCAACTACTCATTTGTTGAAATCTGGCGTTCCCAAAAATCAACTGTTTTTTGTTGGTAATGTGATGATTGATACTCTTTACAAAAATCTTCCTAACCTCAAAAAACCAGAATTTTGGGATCAATTACAACTTAAACAAAAGGAATATTTTGTATTAACACTTCATAGACCGTCAAATGTTGACACCTTGCAATCATTTTCTAGTTTGCTAAAAAAAATTGTTTCGAAATCTAAAGGTTTACCAATTATTTTTCCTGTGCATCCTCGTACACAAAAATTATTGAGTACTGCCAATTTAACTTTTGAAAACCTTCATTTTGTTTCGCCTCAAGGATATTTATCATTTATATATTTAATTAAACATTCAAAAGCAGTCCTTACAGATTCTGGTGGTATAACAGAAGAAGCTTCGGTATTAAACATTCCTTGCATAACATTTAGAGATTCTACAGAGCGTCCCGAAACTTGCTCTCTAGGAACCAACAAGTTGGTAGGTAAAAATTTTAACGATATTGATCTGGCTTTTGATAAGTTATATGAAAATAGATGGGCAGAATATCAAAACATTCCTAAATGGGATGGAAAAGCTGCAGAAAGAATTGTAGAAATTATCGCTAATTTATATGGCTGCTGA
- a CDS encoding glycosyltransferase family 4 protein, translating into MAAEEILLVTNYFPPEKGAASNRLYSLAKGMEKAGFKVQVVCPMPNYPTGSIFKNYKGSFYKNEKDNTITIHRLWLWASNSSNKFLRLLSMISFSLSLTLFFFLKKKPTKIFIQYSPVFVGFTAVFWSWIFGKKRILNVSDLWPLAGLEMGVLKKGVYYSLLEKMERFCYQKSNLLIGQSQEIITHAEKHSETPTFLYRNIPDFSPPEPSDEQLKKTITLVYAGLLGVAQGIFTICNTINLPDHITFHIFGAGPEAEAISKLEKKNIIYHGEVDRLDLHSKMLTFDIAFIPLTNRIYGSVPSKIFEYTRLGLPVLYFAGGEGGNLVEKKQLGWNIPASDFKQLQSFISNLTKEHLLEFPKKKVQERSLKAFNFEKQFEAFIKQIESV; encoded by the coding sequence ATGGCTGCTGAAGAAATTTTATTGGTCACAAACTATTTCCCTCCCGAAAAAGGAGCTGCCTCCAATAGACTCTACAGTTTGGCAAAAGGTATGGAAAAAGCAGGTTTTAAGGTTCAAGTGGTTTGCCCAATGCCCAACTATCCTACCGGTTCAATTTTTAAAAATTACAAAGGTTCGTTTTATAAAAATGAAAAAGATAACACTATAACCATACATCGCTTATGGTTATGGGCAAGTAATTCGTCTAATAAGTTTTTACGGCTGCTTTCTATGATCTCTTTTTCATTAAGTTTGACGCTTTTTTTCTTTCTGAAAAAAAAACCAACTAAAATTTTCATTCAATATTCGCCTGTATTTGTAGGTTTTACTGCTGTTTTTTGGAGTTGGATTTTTGGCAAAAAACGTATTTTAAATGTTTCAGATTTATGGCCTCTGGCCGGGCTAGAGATGGGTGTTCTCAAAAAAGGAGTTTATTATTCATTATTGGAAAAAATGGAGCGTTTCTGTTACCAAAAATCCAATTTGTTGATTGGTCAATCACAAGAAATAATAACGCACGCCGAAAAACACAGCGAAACACCCACTTTTTTATACCGAAATATACCAGATTTTTCACCTCCTGAACCTTCAGATGAGCAGCTAAAAAAAACCATAACACTTGTTTATGCAGGGTTATTGGGTGTTGCACAGGGTATTTTTACTATTTGCAATACCATTAATTTACCAGACCATATAACCTTTCATATTTTTGGAGCAGGCCCTGAAGCCGAAGCAATTTCAAAACTTGAAAAAAAGAATATTATCTATCACGGAGAGGTAGACAGACTAGATTTACATAGTAAAATGCTAACGTTTGACATTGCTTTTATACCACTTACCAATAGAATATATGGCTCTGTCCCTTCAAAAATATTTGAATATACCCGGTTAGGATTGCCTGTTCTTTATTTTGCGGGCGGAGAAGGAGGAAATCTAGTTGAAAAAAAACAATTAGGATGGAACATTCCCGCTTCAGATTTTAAGCAGTTACAAAGCTTTATTTCAAACTTAACAAAGGAACATCTTCTCGAATTTCCGAAGAAAAAGGTTCAAGAACGTAGCTTAAAGGCTTTTAACTTTGAAAAACAATTTGAAGCTTTTATCAAGCAAATTGAAAGTGTTTAA
- a CDS encoding exopolysaccharide biosynthesis polyprenyl glycosylphosphotransferase, which produces MIFRSGRYSGFLRPITYVIDLLIIHLWAFYFFAETYEVVNYVAFVTLGWVVLSLKANFYEIYRFTHVAKIMNLIGKQATIFFLIVFTYFGIFTSENTNPGSVFSYVLLSMLCITVVKFTIYFLLKKYRLLTGGNHRKVVIIGLNKKTDQLRKFFSDNPEYGYKLYKTFNLKKPNKTTIEECIDYISENNIEEIYSSVAELSNKELIQLIDYVDNNLKTLKFLPDNKEIYSKKLDFSYYGVLPILSLRKIPIDEPFNQFIKRGFDIVLSIIVIVGILSWLTPILAIFIKLGSKGPVFFKQKRNGLDYKEFYCYKFRSMRPNPMAHLHQIKKGDKRVTWIGRILRKTSIDEMPQFINVLKGEMSVVGPRPHMVSHTHMYAERIDKFMVRHFIKPGITGLAQVSGYRGEVETENDIINRVKYDIFYLENWSLFLDIKIVFQTIYNAIKGDKKAY; this is translated from the coding sequence ATGATTTTTAGAAGTGGAAGATATTCGGGTTTCTTAAGGCCCATAACCTATGTGATTGATCTTTTGATTATTCATCTATGGGCTTTCTACTTTTTTGCTGAAACGTATGAGGTGGTAAACTATGTGGCTTTTGTAACTCTAGGGTGGGTTGTACTTTCATTAAAAGCCAACTTTTATGAAATTTACAGGTTTACCCACGTAGCCAAAATAATGAACTTAATAGGAAAGCAAGCAACCATTTTTTTCCTTATTGTATTTACCTATTTTGGAATATTCACTTCAGAAAATACAAACCCAGGGAGCGTTTTTAGTTATGTACTCCTCTCTATGCTGTGTATTACGGTTGTAAAATTTACCATTTACTTTTTACTGAAAAAATACCGGTTATTAACAGGAGGGAATCACAGAAAAGTTGTGATTATTGGTTTGAATAAAAAAACAGACCAGTTGAGAAAATTCTTTTCAGACAATCCAGAGTACGGCTACAAACTCTATAAAACATTCAACTTAAAAAAACCCAATAAAACCACGATAGAAGAATGTATTGATTACATTTCAGAAAACAATATTGAAGAAATCTATTCATCGGTTGCAGAGTTAAGCAACAAGGAGCTTATTCAATTAATCGATTATGTAGACAACAATCTTAAAACGCTTAAGTTTTTACCAGACAATAAGGAGATTTACAGTAAAAAACTTGACTTTAGTTATTATGGGGTGTTACCTATCCTATCGTTGCGTAAAATACCAATTGATGAACCCTTTAATCAATTTATAAAAAGAGGTTTTGATATTGTATTATCTATTATTGTCATTGTCGGGATACTATCTTGGCTCACTCCTATTTTGGCAATTTTCATAAAACTTGGCTCAAAAGGTCCTGTGTTTTTTAAACAAAAAAGAAACGGGTTGGATTATAAAGAGTTTTACTGTTATAAGTTTAGATCCATGCGTCCTAACCCTATGGCGCACCTTCATCAAATAAAAAAAGGTGATAAACGTGTTACGTGGATAGGACGAATACTTCGTAAAACCAGTATAGATGAAATGCCTCAATTTATAAACGTATTAAAAGGCGAAATGTCTGTAGTAGGACCTAGACCACATATGGTAAGTCACACGCATATGTATGCCGAGCGAATAGACAAATTTATGGTTCGTCATTTTATAAAACCAGGTATAACAGGCTTGGCACAAGTAAGTGGTTATAGAGGTGAGGTAGAGACCGAAAATGATATTATTAATAGAGTTAAGTATGATATATTTTATCTAGAGAATTGGTCACTGTTTTTGGATATTAAAATTGTTTTCCAAACAATCTACAACGCCATAAAAGGTGATAAAAAAGCGTATTAA
- a CDS encoding UDP-glucuronic acid decarboxylase family protein, with product MKKRILITGAAGFLGSHLSDRFISEGFEVIGMDNLITGDLKNIEHLFQNEDFHFYHHDVTKFVHVPGKVDYILHFASPASPIDYLKIPIQTLKVGSLGTHNLLGLAKEKKARILIASTSEVYGDPLVHPQNEEYYGNVNTIGPRGVYDEAKRFQESITMAYHRFHGLETRIARIFNTYGPRMRLNDGRVIPAFLGQALRGEDLTVFGDGSQTRSFCYVDDQVEGLYRLLMSDYTLPVNIGNPHEISILNFAEEIIKLTGTKQKIVFKPLPKDDPMQRQPNISKAKEILDWEPKVDRQEGLKKTYEYFKSFSEEDLFKSEHKNFSKHIRK from the coding sequence ATGAAAAAAAGAATTTTAATAACCGGAGCAGCAGGATTTTTAGGGTCTCACCTGTCAGATCGATTTATTTCAGAAGGTTTTGAAGTAATAGGCATGGATAATCTCATTACCGGTGATTTAAAAAATATTGAGCACCTTTTTCAAAACGAAGATTTTCACTTCTACCACCACGATGTTACCAAGTTTGTACACGTACCCGGTAAGGTTGATTACATTTTACACTTTGCATCTCCGGCAAGCCCAATTGATTATTTAAAAATTCCTATTCAAACCCTAAAAGTAGGTTCTTTAGGAACACACAATTTGTTAGGATTAGCCAAAGAAAAAAAAGCACGTATTCTTATCGCATCAACTTCTGAAGTTTATGGAGATCCATTAGTACATCCTCAAAACGAAGAATACTACGGTAACGTAAATACCATAGGTCCAAGAGGGGTTTATGACGAAGCAAAAAGATTTCAAGAGTCTATCACAATGGCCTATCACCGTTTTCATGGTTTAGAAACTCGTATCGCACGTATTTTTAACACCTACGGTCCTAGAATGCGCCTTAATGACGGTCGAGTAATTCCTGCATTTTTAGGGCAAGCCCTAAGAGGTGAAGATTTAACGGTTTTTGGTGATGGTTCTCAAACACGCTCCTTCTGTTACGTTGATGATCAAGTAGAGGGCCTATATAGGTTGTTAATGAGCGATTATACCCTACCGGTAAACATTGGTAACCCTCATGAAATAAGCATATTAAATTTTGCTGAAGAAATCATCAAATTAACCGGTACCAAACAGAAAATTGTATTTAAGCCGTTGCCCAAAGATGATCCTATGCAACGACAACCCAATATTTCAAAAGCAAAAGAAATACTAGATTGGGAGCCCAAAGTTGATAGACAAGAGGGCTTGAAAAAAACATATGAATATTTCAAAAGTTTTTCTGAAGAAGATCTTTTTAAAAGCGAACACAAAAATTTCTCAAAACATATAAGAAAGTAA
- a CDS encoding UDP-glucose/GDP-mannose dehydrogenase family protein — translation MKITVVGTGYVGLVTGTCLAETGNEVICVDIDEKKVQGMRNGVVPIYEPHLDVLFERNIEANRLQFTTSLDEGLAHGEIIFLALPTPEDEDGSADLSYVLNVSEEIGKKIKNYKVIVDKSTVPVGTAEKVKTVISKNAQCDFDVVSNPEFLREGFAVDDFLKPERIVIGSSSEKATQLMQKLYAPFVRSGNPILVMDEKSAELTKYAANSFLATKITFMNEIANYCEKVGADVDKVRAGMGTDSRIGKRFLFPGIGYGGSCFPKDVKALQKSGRDEHYDFKILNAVIDINNKQKTILLPKIEAHFNNNLNGKQIAIWGLAFKPETDDIREAPSIDMMKGLLEKGAKLTVFDPEAMENIKKQFGDSIQYATSMYDALNNSDALLICTEWSIFRTPDFNKIKELLNNPVIFDGRNLYNVEDVKKEGFSYISIGR, via the coding sequence ATGAAAATAACAGTTGTAGGAACAGGTTATGTAGGATTAGTAACCGGTACATGTCTAGCCGAAACAGGGAACGAAGTAATTTGTGTAGATATAGATGAGAAAAAAGTACAAGGTATGCGAAATGGCGTGGTACCTATTTATGAACCACACCTAGACGTACTTTTTGAAAGAAATATTGAAGCCAATCGTTTACAGTTTACAACCTCACTAGATGAAGGATTGGCTCATGGCGAGATTATATTTCTAGCATTACCAACCCCCGAAGATGAAGATGGTTCTGCAGATCTTTCATATGTTCTTAATGTTTCTGAAGAAATAGGGAAAAAAATAAAAAACTATAAAGTAATAGTTGATAAAAGTACAGTCCCTGTAGGCACTGCCGAAAAAGTAAAAACCGTTATTTCAAAAAATGCACAATGTGACTTTGATGTTGTTTCAAATCCTGAATTTTTAAGAGAAGGCTTTGCCGTAGACGATTTTTTAAAACCCGAACGTATTGTCATAGGTTCTAGCAGTGAAAAAGCGACCCAATTAATGCAAAAACTGTACGCACCATTTGTGCGATCTGGAAATCCAATACTTGTGATGGATGAAAAATCTGCAGAATTAACCAAGTATGCAGCCAATTCATTCTTGGCAACCAAGATTACTTTTATGAATGAAATTGCCAACTACTGCGAAAAAGTAGGAGCAGATGTTGATAAAGTACGTGCCGGGATGGGTACCGACTCACGTATAGGAAAACGATTTTTATTTCCTGGGATTGGCTACGGCGGATCTTGTTTTCCAAAAGATGTAAAAGCATTACAGAAATCTGGTAGAGATGAGCACTATGATTTTAAAATTTTAAATGCCGTAATTGACATAAACAATAAACAAAAAACCATTCTACTCCCAAAAATTGAAGCACATTTCAATAATAACTTAAACGGAAAACAAATTGCCATTTGGGGCTTAGCTTTTAAACCAGAAACAGACGATATACGGGAGGCTCCATCAATCGATATGATGAAAGGATTGCTAGAAAAAGGTGCAAAACTCACTGTTTTTGATCCCGAAGCAATGGAAAACATTAAAAAACAATTTGGTGACTCGATTCAATATGCAACCTCTATGTACGATGCTCTTAATAATAGTGATGCATTATTAATTTGTACAGAATGGAGCATCTTTAGAACACCAGATTTCAATAAAATTAAGGAGCTGTTAAACAATCCAGTAATCTTTGACGGAAGAAATTTATACAATGTAGAAGATGTTAAAAAAGAAGGGTTTTCATACATTTCAATAGGAAGATAA
- a CDS encoding O-antigen ligase: MKVLLSAIYPYIYLLLFFTIPFDEYTRALPNILLAVLVVAFPFVVKKTDFSKIKTIPALIFTSFCLYLILNALVFNRLEEDFTVIKKILLCLGLVILYIPIQCFDKINKAILFSSFAAIVFSVINIIILTNTITEFQFGSSPQVIEALLIDRLYLGFLCVLSILVSYNSFKPKFHPVNRYYFANIIANTLFLFLIGSKISIALLAVLLVIRQLYGNNKKIRIPIVIGALTLCCILYLSVFTGSTQKKGIAKAAQNFLVNTTTWETRSITWECAINNIENKSINWSGFGFYGTKDQLVSCYQTTIDDTYKKNQFTSKRYNAHNQFLDLYLSSGVIGFLLFAAFVITLFVKNRNNFYYTALLATLIMYCMVENVFQRQMGAYYIGFILIILVLKINKEQNKTIKEG; encoded by the coding sequence ATGAAGGTTTTACTTAGTGCCATTTACCCATACATCTATCTGTTATTGTTTTTTACAATACCCTTTGATGAATACACAAGAGCCTTGCCCAATATTCTACTGGCTGTATTGGTGGTAGCGTTTCCTTTTGTAGTGAAGAAGACAGATTTTTCAAAAATTAAAACAATCCCTGCTCTTATTTTCACGAGTTTTTGCCTCTATTTAATACTAAATGCATTGGTTTTTAATAGGCTTGAAGAAGATTTTACGGTTATTAAAAAAATACTTTTATGCCTGGGTCTTGTGATACTGTATATTCCCATTCAGTGTTTTGATAAAATTAATAAAGCAATTCTCTTTTCTTCTTTTGCAGCAATTGTGTTTTCGGTTATTAATATTATTATTCTTACCAATACCATTACTGAGTTTCAGTTTGGAAGTTCCCCTCAGGTAATTGAAGCACTACTTATAGACAGGCTTTATTTAGGCTTTTTATGTGTATTAAGCATTTTGGTCTCGTATAATTCTTTTAAGCCAAAATTTCACCCGGTAAACCGATACTACTTTGCAAATATTATAGCAAACACGCTATTTCTATTTTTAATAGGTTCAAAAATATCAATAGCCCTTCTTGCAGTATTATTAGTAATAAGACAACTTTACGGAAACAATAAAAAAATAAGAATTCCAATAGTTATAGGAGCCCTAACACTTTGCTGTATACTATATCTTAGTGTCTTTACAGGATCTACTCAAAAAAAGGGAATTGCAAAAGCGGCGCAAAACTTTTTGGTAAATACCACAACCTGGGAAACCAGATCTATAACGTGGGAATGTGCTATTAACAACATTGAAAACAAATCAATTAACTGGAGCGGATTTGGCTTTTACGGCACAAAAGATCAATTGGTTTCTTGTTATCAGACTACTATTGATGATACGTATAAAAAAAATCAATTCACCTCAAAGCGGTATAATGCTCACAATCAATTTTTAGATTTATATCTAAGCTCAGGTGTTATAGGCTTTTTGCTTTTTGCTGCTTTTGTAATTACGCTATTTGTAAAAAACAGAAATAATTTTTATTACACAGCATTACTCGCAACACTCATTATGTATTGCATGGTTGAAAATGTTTTTCAAAGACAAATGGGAGCCTACTATATTGGTTTTATTTTAATTATTCTAGTATTAAAAATAAATAAAGAACAAAACAAGACTATAAAAGAAGGGTAA
- a CDS encoding NAD-dependent epimerase/dehydratase family protein, with amino-acid sequence MIILISGGAGFVGSSLCLKLKEKYPNYKIIAFDNLKRRGAELNLIDFKKNNIKFIHGDIRNREDFDEIGEIDVFIEASAEPSVMAGINSNPSYVINNNFVGSVNCFNYCLKYDAKLIFLSTSRVYPIEKIENANFIEEATRFSFDKNQTEEGISNLGISEKLNLLGPRSFYGTTKLSSELLIQEYVEFYGLKAAITRFGVIAGPRQMGKTDQGVVTLWMAKHYWKQPLKYIGYGGLGKQVRDILHIEDLISIVEKQIHHTEKFNGKIYNAGGGVDVSASLLEMTSICEKITGNSIPIGKIQETRPADLRAYITDNSKIKNEIGWEPQKSVEDIFNDIFNWINQNEKQLEGILK; translated from the coding sequence ATGATTATATTAATCTCGGGTGGAGCTGGTTTTGTTGGATCAAGCCTTTGTTTAAAATTAAAAGAAAAGTACCCCAATTATAAAATTATTGCTTTTGATAATTTAAAACGAAGAGGGGCAGAATTAAATTTAATTGATTTTAAAAAAAACAATATAAAGTTTATTCACGGTGATATACGTAATAGAGAGGACTTTGATGAAATTGGTGAGATTGATGTTTTTATAGAAGCATCTGCAGAGCCTTCGGTAATGGCTGGCATAAACTCTAATCCTTCTTATGTAATTAATAACAATTTTGTAGGTTCTGTAAACTGTTTTAATTACTGCTTAAAGTATGATGCTAAGTTAATTTTTCTCTCTACTAGCAGAGTTTATCCTATAGAGAAAATTGAAAATGCAAACTTTATTGAAGAAGCTACTCGATTTTCATTTGATAAAAATCAAACAGAGGAAGGTATTTCAAATTTAGGAATATCAGAAAAATTAAATTTACTAGGACCTCGTTCCTTTTATGGAACAACAAAACTCTCTTCTGAACTTTTAATTCAAGAATATGTTGAGTTTTATGGTTTAAAAGCTGCTATTACTCGTTTTGGAGTCATTGCGGGGCCTAGACAAATGGGAAAAACAGATCAAGGTGTGGTGACTTTATGGATGGCCAAACATTATTGGAAACAACCCCTAAAATATATTGGTTACGGAGGTCTAGGCAAGCAAGTAAGAGACATATTACATATCGAAGATTTAATCTCTATTGTTGAAAAACAAATTCACCACACTGAAAAGTTTAACGGTAAAATATATAATGCAGGAGGCGGAGTTGATGTTTCGGCATCACTTTTAGAAATGACGTCTATTTGTGAAAAGATAACAGGTAATTCAATACCAATTGGCAAAATACAAGAAACACGGCCAGCAGATCTACGAGCATACATTACAGACAATTCTAAAATTAAAAATGAAATTGGTTGGGAGCCTCAAAAATCAGTTGAAGATATTTTTAACGATATTTTTAACTGGATTAACCAAAATGAAAAGCAACTTGAGGGAATTTTAAAATAA
- a CDS encoding NAD-dependent epimerase/dehydratase family protein → METICLITGSSGLIGSESVSFFKDKFDKIIGIDNDMRAYFFGDEASTKWNAKRLENSIETFKQYEADIRKVEELEAIFKKYGDSIQLIIHTAAQPSHDWAAKEPFTDFTVNANGTLNMLEMTRQYCPKATFIFTSTNKVYGDTPNHLPLIEKEKRWEIDENHPYYKEGIDEQMSIDQTKHSLFGASKVAADVLVQEYGKYFEMNTGTFRGGCLTGPNHSGTQLHGFLSYLMKCAITGDKYTIFGYQGKQVRDNIHSWDLVNMFWHFHKNPKQGEVYNAGGGRYSNCSMAEAIEMCEEITGKKMNYEYSETNRIGDHIWWISDVSKFKKHYPDWNHTYNVKDILNQIFAAFSEREKS, encoded by the coding sequence ATGGAAACAATATGCTTGATAACAGGATCTTCAGGTTTAATAGGAAGTGAGTCTGTTTCATTCTTTAAAGATAAATTTGATAAGATAATTGGAATTGACAATGACATGCGAGCCTACTTTTTTGGAGATGAAGCCTCAACAAAATGGAATGCCAAAAGATTAGAGAACTCAATTGAAACCTTCAAACAATACGAAGCTGATATACGCAAAGTAGAAGAACTAGAAGCAATTTTTAAAAAGTATGGCGATTCAATTCAATTAATTATTCATACCGCTGCGCAGCCAAGCCATGATTGGGCTGCAAAAGAGCCTTTTACAGATTTTACTGTTAATGCAAACGGTACACTCAATATGTTAGAGATGACCCGTCAATATTGCCCTAAAGCTACTTTCATATTCACCTCAACGAACAAAGTGTATGGTGACACTCCAAACCATTTACCATTGATAGAGAAAGAAAAGCGATGGGAAATTGATGAAAATCATCCATATTACAAAGAAGGAATTGATGAACAAATGAGCATTGATCAAACCAAGCACTCATTATTTGGTGCCTCAAAAGTAGCTGCAGATGTACTTGTTCAAGAATATGGAAAGTATTTTGAGATGAATACGGGTACTTTTAGGGGTGGCTGTTTAACCGGACCTAATCATTCAGGTACGCAACTACACGGGTTTTTATCATATTTAATGAAATGTGCTATTACCGGTGACAAATACACTATTTTTGGATATCAAGGCAAACAAGTGCGAGACAACATACATAGCTGGGATTTAGTAAACATGTTCTGGCACTTTCATAAAAATCCAAAACAAGGAGAAGTCTACAATGCAGGAGGAGGAAGGTATTCGAACTGTTCTATGGCTGAAGCTATAGAAATGTGTGAAGAAATCACAGGAAAAAAGATGAACTATGAATATTCTGAAACTAACAGGATTGGAGATCATATCTGGTGGATAAGTGATGTATCAAAGTTTAAAAAACATTATCCTGATTGGAATCATACTTATAATGTCAAAGACATTTTGAATCAGATTTTCGCAGCCTTTTCAGAAAGAGAAAAATCATGA
- a CDS encoding glycosyltransferase family 2 protein, which translates to MILSVVIPAYNEAESISITVSQIANKLQKEKISYELFVVNDNSKDNTLTVLKNLQKEYPSLRYETNQGPNGFGYAVRYGLERFNGDCVAVMMADMSDSPDDLVLFYRTMVKGNYDCVFGSRFIKGGKLIDYPFLKKIVNRMANFIIRLFMGIRYNDTTNAFKLYRKETIEGIKPFLAPHFNLTIELPLKAIIRGYTYTVVPNSWTNRQYGESKLKIREMGGRYFFILLYCFIEKYFSKGDFKKKW; encoded by the coding sequence ATGATTTTAAGCGTTGTTATTCCTGCATATAATGAAGCAGAGTCTATTAGTATAACTGTTAGCCAAATAGCTAATAAGCTACAAAAAGAGAAAATAAGCTATGAACTATTTGTAGTTAATGATAATTCTAAAGATAATACGCTAACCGTTTTAAAAAACCTTCAAAAAGAATATCCTTCTCTTCGATATGAGACGAATCAAGGACCTAATGGATTTGGATATGCAGTTCGTTATGGTCTCGAGCGGTTTAATGGTGATTGTGTAGCTGTTATGATGGCAGATATGTCTGACTCTCCAGATGATTTAGTTTTGTTTTACAGAACTATGGTAAAGGGTAATTATGATTGTGTTTTTGGCAGTCGTTTTATTAAAGGAGGTAAGCTAATTGATTACCCTTTTCTAAAGAAAATAGTTAATCGAATGGCAAATTTTATAATTAGGCTTTTTATGGGTATACGTTATAACGACACTACCAATGCATTTAAACTATATAGAAAAGAAACTATCGAAGGTATAAAACCTTTTCTAGCCCCTCACTTCAATCTTACTATAGAGTTACCCTTAAAAGCAATTATTAGAGGGTATACATATACAGTTGTCCCTAATTCTTGGACAAATAGACAATATGGAGAATCAAAACTTAAGATTCGTGAAATGGGAGGACGCTATTTCTTTATCTTACTATACTGCTTTATTGAAAAATATTTTTCAAAAGGGGATTTCAAGAAAAAATGGTAA